The following proteins are encoded in a genomic region of Zea mays cultivar B73 chromosome 9, Zm-B73-REFERENCE-NAM-5.0, whole genome shotgun sequence:
- the LOC109942349 gene encoding uncharacterized protein codes for MLPPQLAENGTTIMVEFCHQTPDHDSPATQSTSESHQQVCASWDERRKPGYAHPKPDRTLETASIIRWQAGHAQRTGNGNGTPQSKPRKEAQRHPFRWARRPPTGFGVAVGLRRLPSLSSTSVRCLSRERGGGRGMESTTPAGIGSFLSPPATRPDS; via the exons ATGCTCCCTCCTCAACTCGCAG AAAATGGGACGACGATAATGGTCGAGTTTTGTCATCAGACGCCCGATCACGACTCCCCGGCTACCCAATCAACCAGTGAGAGCCATCAACAAGTGTGTGCTAGCTGGGATGAGCGAAGGAAGCCAGGCTACGCGCATCCAAAGCCTGACCGTACTCTAGAG ACTGCATCAATCATCCGGTGGCAGGCCGGCCACGCACAGCGCACCGGCAACGGCAACGGCACGCCGCAGTCCAAGCCTCGCAAGGAGGCCCAGCGCCATCCATTTCGGTGGGCACGGCGGCCGCCCACTGGTTTCGGTGTCGCTGTCGGTCTGCGCCGTCTCCCCTCCCTGTCGTCGACGTCAGTTCGCTGCCTGTCTCGAGAACGCGGGGGGGGAAGGGGAATGGAATCCACCACTCCAGCAGGCATTGGAAGCTTCCTCTCTCCTCCGGCGACGCGTCCGGACTCTTGA